A region of Thermococcus barossii DNA encodes the following proteins:
- a CDS encoding single-stranded-DNA-specific exonuclease RecJ, which translates to MHLIVHHWDTDGVTSAALLVRALRLGDFTNMTAPIGEFRFDERIWKAIEGAEKLYVLDFNVPGEVERVNVETLFIDHHTQPRIRNPKVRQINPLLDGKYYPSASLVVSEYFGLWNAWSALGVIGDIGERAFEIPRVNELLDREGLSREEALRLVELIDSNYIAVDRKAVEEAVAVLLSQETKELLEYEPWVKRADEIRRTIEEALSSVAERNGFAIVEFESPFNIISKVARRLVWEMGFRGAVVVNKNFHGKAQLYFRVSKEEAERINMAEVIKRLRALGTNAGGKREVIGCVCERDKIEDVLKIVEEYLR; encoded by the coding sequence GTGCATCTAATAGTCCACCACTGGGACACGGACGGAGTAACCTCAGCGGCTTTGCTCGTCAGAGCACTCCGTTTAGGAGACTTCACAAACATGACAGCACCAATAGGCGAGTTCCGCTTCGATGAGAGGATCTGGAAGGCAATAGAAGGGGCTGAAAAGCTCTACGTCCTCGACTTCAACGTTCCGGGTGAGGTGGAGAGGGTAAACGTCGAAACACTCTTCATAGACCATCACACGCAGCCGAGGATAAGGAATCCGAAGGTCAGACAGATTAATCCCTTGCTCGACGGTAAATACTATCCATCGGCTTCGCTGGTGGTTTCCGAGTATTTCGGCCTCTGGAACGCCTGGAGCGCCCTTGGAGTAATCGGCGACATCGGAGAGAGGGCCTTTGAGATTCCTCGCGTTAATGAGCTTCTCGACAGGGAAGGCCTATCACGGGAGGAGGCTTTAAGGCTCGTCGAGCTGATAGACTCGAACTACATAGCCGTGGACAGAAAAGCCGTTGAAGAAGCCGTTGCAGTTCTGCTCAGCCAAGAAACTAAAGAGCTCCTTGAATACGAGCCGTGGGTTAAGAGAGCGGATGAGATAAGACGCACAATAGAGGAAGCCCTCTCAAGCGTGGCTGAGAGGAACGGCTTCGCGATAGTGGAGTTCGAGAGTCCTTTCAACATAATCTCTAAGGTCGCAAGGAGGCTCGTCTGGGAAATGGGCTTTAGAGGTGCCGTCGTTGTCAATAAGAACTTCCATGGGAAGGCTCAGCTCTACTTCAGGGTCTCGAAGGAGGAAGCCGAAAGGATAAACATGGCAGAGGTCATCAAGAGGCTCCGCGCCCTCGGAACGAACGCCGGGGGCAAGAGGGAAGTCATCGGTTGCGTATGTGAGAGGGATAAAATCGAGGACGTGCTCAAAATCGTTGAGGAATACCTGAGGTGA
- the sat gene encoding sulfate adenylyltransferase, translating into MVSKPHGGKLVRRLVAERTRERILSEQKEYPRVQIEHGRAIDLENIAHGVYSPLKGFLTGDDFESVLDHMRLSDDTPWTIPIVLDIREKSFDEGDAILLYYDDLPIARMHVEEIYTYDKREFAVKVFKTDDLHHPGVARLMNMGDYLVGGEIELLNELPNPFAKYTLRPVETRVLFKERGWKTIVAFQTRNVPHLGHEYVQKAALTFVDGLFINPVLGRKKKGDYKDEVIIKAYETLFEHYYPKNAATLATVRYEMRYAGPREAIHHAIMRKNFGATHFIVGRDHAGVGDYYGPYEAWETFDNFPDLGITPMFIREAFYCKKCGGMVNAKICPHDKEFHVHISGTKLRKMIMAGEQPPEYMMRPEVFEVVRSFENPFVE; encoded by the coding sequence ATGGTCTCAAAGCCCCACGGAGGCAAGCTTGTCAGGAGACTCGTTGCCGAGAGAACCCGCGAGAGAATTCTGAGCGAGCAGAAAGAATACCCGCGCGTCCAGATAGAGCACGGGCGTGCAATAGACCTCGAAAATATTGCTCACGGTGTTTATTCACCTCTGAAGGGCTTCCTAACGGGCGACGACTTCGAGAGCGTCCTCGACCACATGCGCCTGAGCGACGACACGCCCTGGACGATCCCGATAGTCCTTGACATCAGGGAGAAGAGCTTCGACGAGGGTGACGCAATACTCCTCTACTACGACGACCTTCCCATAGCGAGGATGCACGTCGAGGAGATATACACCTACGACAAGAGAGAATTCGCAGTCAAGGTCTTCAAGACGGATGATCTCCACCACCCGGGCGTCGCCAGGCTCATGAACATGGGGGACTATCTCGTCGGTGGTGAGATAGAGCTACTCAACGAGCTCCCGAATCCGTTCGCCAAGTACACGCTCAGGCCAGTCGAGACGAGGGTTCTCTTCAAAGAGCGCGGGTGGAAGACGATAGTTGCCTTCCAGACCAGGAACGTGCCCCATCTCGGCCACGAGTATGTCCAGAAGGCTGCCCTCACCTTCGTCGACGGCCTCTTCATCAACCCCGTCCTCGGAAGGAAGAAGAAGGGTGACTATAAGGACGAAGTCATAATCAAGGCCTATGAGACGCTCTTCGAGCACTACTACCCGAAGAACGCAGCGACGCTTGCGACTGTCCGCTACGAGATGCGCTACGCCGGCCCAAGGGAGGCAATCCACCACGCGATAATGAGGAAGAACTTCGGTGCGACGCACTTCATCGTCGGACGCGATCACGCAGGTGTCGGCGACTACTACGGACCCTATGAGGCCTGGGAGACCTTCGACAACTTCCCCGACCTCGGCATAACTCCGATGTTCATCCGGGAGGCATTCTACTGCAAGAAGTGCGGCGGAATGGTCAACGCGAAGATATGCCCCCACGACAAGGAGTTCCACGTCCACATAAGCGGGACGAAGCTCAGGAAGATGATAATGGCAGGGGAACAGCCGCCGGAGTATATGATGAGGCCAGAAGTCTTTGAGGTCGTTAGGAGCTTCGAGAACCCCTTCGTGGAGTGA
- a CDS encoding ribbon-helix-helix domain-containing protein, protein MAEEKKYTTVSIPKPLYDKIKARIEGTGFTSVSDYVTYVLREVLASLEEEEKEEVFTEEEEEKVKERLRALGYLD, encoded by the coding sequence ATGGCTGAGGAGAAGAAGTACACCACCGTTTCCATCCCTAAGCCCCTCTATGACAAGATTAAGGCCAGAATAGAGGGCACTGGATTCACTTCAGTTTCAGACTACGTGACCTACGTCCTTCGCGAAGTTCTTGCCAGCCTCGAAGAGGAGGAGAAGGAGGAGGTCTTCACAGAGGAGGAGGAAGAGAAGGTCAAGGAGAGGCTTCGCGCCCTCGGTTACCTCGACTGA
- a CDS encoding PIG-L deacetylase family protein: protein MFRDMDDFKISFERLLKELEFDLSNPFEDVEKVLCIEPHPDDCAIGLGGTIKKLTEGGIEVVYVCMTDGSMGTLDDNLSPHELAMIRRKEEEESASLLGVKKVIWMGYRDTELPYTGEVRRELVKIIRAEKPDAVLAPDPWLPYEGHPDHRVTGFLSIDAVAFSPLPNFASTDGVAGLKPHQVDVFGFYYTARPNYFVDITDLMELKLKAVRAHRSQFTDDVWEKWEPFLRTVALYYGKKAGVKYAEGLRFMPGLFLHITPFAELI, encoded by the coding sequence ATGTTTAGGGACATGGACGATTTCAAAATATCCTTCGAAAGGCTCCTCAAAGAGCTTGAATTCGACCTTTCAAACCCATTTGAGGATGTTGAAAAGGTTCTCTGCATCGAACCCCACCCGGACGACTGCGCCATAGGCCTGGGTGGCACGATAAAAAAGCTGACTGAGGGCGGAATCGAGGTCGTTTACGTCTGCATGACCGACGGCTCAATGGGAACCCTCGATGATAACCTGAGCCCCCACGAGCTGGCGATGATCCGGAGAAAGGAGGAAGAAGAGAGCGCCTCCCTTCTGGGGGTCAAAAAGGTCATCTGGATGGGATACCGTGACACGGAACTTCCCTACACCGGGGAGGTCAGGAGGGAGCTGGTGAAAATCATCCGCGCGGAGAAACCGGACGCTGTTCTCGCCCCTGACCCCTGGCTGCCATACGAGGGGCATCCTGACCACAGGGTTACCGGATTCCTCTCGATAGACGCCGTTGCGTTCTCCCCCCTTCCCAACTTCGCGAGCACGGACGGTGTCGCGGGTTTGAAGCCACATCAGGTTGATGTCTTCGGCTTTTACTACACCGCCAGGCCCAACTACTTCGTTGACATAACCGACCTCATGGAGCTAAAGCTGAAGGCGGTAAGGGCCCACAGGAGCCAGTTCACCGATGACGTCTGGGAGAAGTGGGAGCCGTTCCTGAGGACGGTGGCGCTTTACTACGGTAAAAAGGCAGGGGTAAAGTACGCGGAGGGGCTTCGCTTCATGCCCGGGCTATTCCTTCATATAACCCCCTTCGCGGAGCTGATTTAG
- a CDS encoding type II toxin-antitoxin system VapC family toxin: protein MPLPAEITFDSRTLLKMHTASRKRQLEITLAKFNVSLSVITLYRYLSVRAYLKKNVERELEVLKDIYTVVPLGDEILVKAAQIEAHLLQKGRMLDLEDVLTAATAICTGSLLVTDDPKRYEVLRQFGLDTMPLEKFLKELEVMVKMELG, encoded by the coding sequence ATGCCGCTACCAGCGGAAATAACCTTCGACAGCAGGACACTCCTCAAGATGCACACCGCCAGCAGAAAGAGACAGCTTGAAATAACCCTCGCCAAGTTCAACGTCTCACTCTCAGTAATCACCCTCTACCGCTACCTTTCGGTCAGGGCGTACCTGAAGAAAAACGTTGAGAGGGAGCTTGAGGTTCTGAAGGACATATACACCGTCGTGCCGCTTGGCGATGAGATACTGGTGAAAGCGGCACAGATAGAGGCCCACCTTCTCCAGAAGGGAAGAATGCTCGACCTTGAGGACGTTCTGACGGCCGCAACCGCCATCTGCACCGGCAGTTTGCTCGTTACGGACGACCCAAAGAGGTACGAGGTCCTCAGACAGTTCGGCCTCGACACCATGCCCCTCGAGAAGTTCCTGAAGGAGCTTGAGGTAATGGTGAAGATGGAGCTGGGCTAA
- the bgaS gene encoding beta-galactosidase BgaS, which translates to MGDFYWGVVQSAFQFEMGDPYRRNIDARTDWWRWVRDPFNIKNDLVSGDLPEDGINNYELYEIDHRLAKDLGLNAYQLTIEWSRIFPCPTFGVEAEVDRDSYGLIKRIKIKKETLEELDGLASRSEVAHYRAVLKNLKKLGFSTFVTLNHQTLPLWLHDPIEVRSNPDGARARGWIDEKSIVEFVKFSAYIAWKFSDLVDFWATFDEPMVTVELGYLAPYVGWPPGILSPSAAKRVIINQMVAHARAYDAIKEFSKAPVGIILNIIPAYPLNPRDEWDVKAAENYDYFHNRLFLNALNDGRVDLELNWEEVKINHLARNDWIGNNYYTREVVKWVEPKFKELPMVSFVGAEGYGYSGNPMGVSPDNNPTSDFGWEVYPKGIYDSTMIAAEYGKPVYITENGIADSKDILRPRYIVSHVRELFRAIENGADVRGYFHWALTDNYEWAMGFKIRFGLYEVDLITKERIPRRKSVETYRKIVTEGLGYENDSG; encoded by the coding sequence ATGGGGGACTTTTACTGGGGCGTCGTTCAGTCGGCTTTTCAGTTCGAAATGGGTGACCCCTACAGGAGGAACATAGACGCGAGAACTGACTGGTGGCGGTGGGTTCGTGACCCGTTCAACATCAAGAACGACCTCGTCAGCGGAGATCTGCCCGAGGATGGCATAAACAATTACGAGCTGTACGAAATCGACCACAGACTGGCCAAGGATTTGGGCCTGAACGCTTATCAGCTCACGATAGAATGGAGCAGAATCTTCCCGTGCCCAACCTTCGGCGTCGAAGCCGAGGTGGATAGGGACTCTTACGGCCTGATAAAACGGATTAAAATCAAGAAGGAAACCCTGGAGGAGCTTGACGGGCTGGCCAGCCGTTCCGAAGTGGCCCACTACCGGGCAGTGCTTAAGAACCTCAAAAAGCTCGGTTTCTCGACCTTCGTGACCCTCAACCATCAGACCCTTCCCCTGTGGCTCCACGACCCGATAGAGGTGAGAAGCAACCCCGACGGGGCGAGGGCAAGGGGATGGATTGACGAGAAAAGCATAGTCGAGTTCGTCAAGTTTTCAGCCTACATCGCCTGGAAGTTCTCAGACTTGGTCGATTTCTGGGCCACCTTTGACGAGCCTATGGTCACCGTTGAACTCGGCTACCTCGCGCCCTACGTTGGCTGGCCGCCGGGAATACTGAGTCCCAGCGCGGCCAAGAGGGTAATAATCAACCAGATGGTCGCCCACGCGAGGGCCTACGATGCGATAAAGGAGTTCTCCAAGGCGCCGGTTGGGATAATCCTCAACATAATCCCCGCATATCCCCTGAACCCGAGGGATGAGTGGGACGTCAAAGCCGCGGAAAATTACGACTACTTCCACAACAGGCTGTTCCTCAACGCCCTCAATGACGGTCGGGTTGACCTAGAACTGAACTGGGAGGAGGTTAAGATCAACCACCTGGCCAGGAACGACTGGATAGGGAACAACTACTATACCAGGGAGGTTGTTAAGTGGGTCGAACCGAAGTTCAAGGAGCTACCGATGGTCAGCTTCGTCGGCGCGGAGGGATACGGCTATTCCGGAAATCCGATGGGCGTCTCGCCCGACAACAACCCGACCAGCGACTTCGGCTGGGAGGTGTATCCGAAAGGTATATACGACTCCACGATGATAGCTGCAGAGTATGGAAAGCCCGTCTACATCACCGAGAACGGTATAGCGGACTCGAAGGACATACTGCGGCCCAGGTACATAGTCAGCCACGTGAGGGAGCTCTTCAGGGCGATTGAGAACGGCGCCGACGTCCGGGGCTACTTCCACTGGGCGCTGACGGACAACTACGAGTGGGCCATGGGATTCAAGATACGCTTCGGCCTCTACGAGGTCGACCTCATAACCAAGGAGAGGATCCCGAGGAGAAAGAGCGTGGAGACCTACAGGAAGATCGTTACGGAGGGATTGGGGTATGAAAACGATAGCGGTTGA
- a CDS encoding ABC transporter substrate-binding protein, producing MKRHLAVALVALLLVSLWSFASVRAEDFPRNETIYTANSAPPTSANPFQGGNIIGIDGLVFEPLFMLNFMTTELKPWLAEYGKWVDSTTYEVKLREGTKWQDGKPLTAEDVKFSFEYYEKLGLKKFEGLSEIKVVDDRTVRFIFSGQPNVWVWDQNLYSVLIIPKHIFENLDPEKVKTMTFTGDDKKYLVGSGAYRLKEVVEQQKSILERNEDWWGAKYFNKPAAKYIIQLYVSSNDQAANMFLKGDLDVATYYLDIAELKKQNPNIVSWLDKEPYFPPVVPVVLYFNTQHEPMNMPAFRKAIAMAINPEQIVQQGPISAVPDQTPLGPIMQGWKDKIGAKDLINEYGWKYGDLQDAMKILDQLGIKDTDGDGIREYNGKPLELHFVTCSGCSDWIQAGEIIANQLKPLGIKVVIDKGDWTNFFMQKLNSGDFDLALHWAGTFKPDPYSVYYNLMYYKNETDKGAANFGNYHNERANELLQKLAATPNADEQVEYLKELTQIWLQEVPAVPVYTGTVFYEANTQYWKNWPNEKNPYGVPIFWPGFGTWGTALAMLGVEPAQTPTPSETTGSPGGTTTTTGGGGGICGPAALLLLAAVPLLLRRRR from the coding sequence ATGAAAAGGCACCTTGCCGTAGCTCTGGTGGCTCTTCTGCTGGTAAGCCTCTGGAGCTTTGCCTCCGTGCGCGCTGAGGACTTCCCCCGAAATGAGACGATATACACCGCCAACAGCGCTCCACCGACCAGCGCCAATCCATTCCAGGGTGGCAACATAATAGGTATAGACGGTCTCGTTTTTGAGCCTCTCTTCATGCTGAACTTCATGACGACAGAACTCAAACCCTGGCTCGCGGAGTATGGAAAATGGGTAGACAGCACCACCTACGAGGTGAAGCTCCGCGAGGGAACCAAGTGGCAGGACGGAAAGCCGTTGACCGCTGAAGACGTCAAGTTCTCCTTTGAGTACTACGAAAAGCTCGGCCTGAAGAAGTTCGAGGGGCTGAGCGAAATCAAAGTCGTTGACGACAGAACGGTTCGCTTCATCTTCTCCGGCCAGCCCAACGTCTGGGTCTGGGACCAGAACCTCTACTCCGTTCTCATAATACCCAAGCACATCTTCGAGAACCTCGATCCGGAGAAGGTCAAGACCATGACCTTCACGGGAGACGACAAGAAGTACCTCGTTGGTTCCGGTGCCTACAGGCTCAAGGAGGTCGTCGAGCAACAGAAGTCAATCCTCGAAAGGAACGAGGACTGGTGGGGTGCGAAGTACTTCAACAAGCCGGCTGCGAAGTACATAATCCAGCTCTACGTTTCGAGCAACGATCAGGCCGCCAACATGTTCCTCAAGGGCGACCTCGACGTCGCCACCTATTACCTCGACATAGCGGAGCTGAAGAAGCAGAACCCCAATATCGTCAGCTGGCTCGACAAAGAGCCCTACTTCCCGCCGGTGGTTCCAGTGGTTCTCTACTTCAACACCCAGCACGAGCCCATGAACATGCCCGCCTTCAGAAAGGCCATTGCGATGGCGATCAACCCGGAGCAGATAGTCCAGCAGGGACCGATAAGCGCGGTTCCCGATCAAACCCCACTCGGACCCATCATGCAGGGCTGGAAGGACAAGATAGGCGCCAAGGACCTCATCAACGAGTACGGCTGGAAGTACGGTGACCTTCAGGACGCCATGAAGATTCTCGACCAGCTGGGTATCAAGGACACCGATGGAGATGGCATCAGGGAGTACAACGGAAAGCCACTTGAGCTGCATTTTGTCACATGTTCGGGCTGTTCCGACTGGATACAGGCGGGCGAGATAATCGCCAACCAGCTCAAGCCCCTGGGAATAAAGGTCGTTATAGACAAGGGCGACTGGACCAACTTCTTCATGCAGAAGCTCAACAGCGGCGACTTCGACCTCGCGCTCCACTGGGCAGGAACATTCAAGCCCGACCCGTACAGCGTCTATTACAACCTCATGTACTACAAGAACGAGACCGACAAGGGCGCTGCAAACTTCGGCAACTACCACAACGAGAGGGCAAACGAACTCCTTCAGAAGCTGGCGGCTACTCCAAACGCCGATGAGCAGGTGGAATACCTCAAGGAGCTCACACAGATATGGCTCCAGGAAGTCCCGGCGGTTCCTGTGTACACGGGAACCGTATTCTACGAGGCCAACACGCAGTACTGGAAGAACTGGCCCAATGAGAAGAACCCCTACGGCGTTCCGATATTCTGGCCCGGCTTTGGAACCTGGGGGACGGCACTCGCCATGCTGGGAGTAGAGCCTGCCCAGACCCCGACGCCGAGCGAAACCACGGGCAGTCCGGGCGGAACAACGACGACCACCGGCGGAGGTGGAGGAATCTGCGGTCCGGCCGCTCTGCTGCTTTTGGCGGCTGTGCCTCTCCTCCTAAGGAGGAGGCGCTGA
- a CDS encoding ABC transporter permease, producing MGFRKYLARKTFVYAITFLFAVTLNWLLPRLMPGNPIEAMIDSTLNLSPGEREILIKFYEDLYGLNEPLWRQFLNFWVRLFHGDLGYSLLYKAPVWDLIRHALPYDIALLLPAIALSWLVGNWLGAIAGKNKRYDRYMMPVFYFLASMPYFWFAMLLVYFVGVRAGWLPYQGAYDPSLLPGLSWEFIKSFLSHWILPFLSLFTVMIGSWAIGMRNMIIYELEADYVRYLEALGASEKLMTKHAYRNAILPQVTGLALQLGLMVAGAIATEIVFNYPGIGILLMNAALSQDYFLLQGAFLMVVISVLAANFVIDIVYAFIDPRVRTSYTEG from the coding sequence ATGGGGTTCAGGAAGTATCTCGCCAGGAAGACCTTCGTTTACGCGATAACCTTTCTGTTCGCGGTCACACTCAACTGGCTCCTGCCCAGGCTCATGCCGGGCAACCCGATAGAGGCCATGATAGACTCGACGCTCAACCTCTCCCCCGGCGAGAGGGAGATTCTGATTAAATTTTACGAGGACCTTTACGGCCTCAACGAGCCCCTCTGGAGGCAGTTCCTCAACTTCTGGGTGAGGCTCTTCCACGGTGACCTCGGTTACAGCCTTCTCTACAAGGCCCCCGTGTGGGATTTAATCAGGCACGCCCTTCCCTATGACATTGCCCTCCTACTGCCTGCTATAGCGCTCAGCTGGCTGGTGGGTAACTGGCTGGGCGCGATAGCGGGTAAGAATAAGAGGTACGACCGCTACATGATGCCGGTTTTCTACTTCCTCGCGAGCATGCCCTACTTCTGGTTCGCCATGCTCCTCGTTTATTTCGTCGGCGTCAGGGCCGGGTGGCTTCCCTACCAGGGCGCCTACGATCCTTCCCTGCTTCCCGGCCTCTCGTGGGAGTTCATAAAGAGCTTCCTCTCCCACTGGATACTCCCATTCCTGAGCCTGTTCACGGTCATGATTGGCAGCTGGGCGATTGGAATGCGCAACATGATAATCTACGAGCTTGAGGCCGACTACGTCCGCTATCTCGAAGCCCTCGGTGCGAGTGAGAAGCTCATGACGAAGCACGCCTACAGGAACGCCATCCTCCCCCAGGTCACGGGGCTGGCTTTACAGCTCGGCCTGATGGTAGCTGGAGCTATAGCGACGGAGATAGTCTTCAACTACCCTGGGATAGGCATACTCCTCATGAACGCGGCGCTGAGCCAGGACTACTTCCTGCTCCAGGGAGCGTTCCTGATGGTGGTTATCTCCGTCCTGGCCGCGAACTTCGTCATAGACATAGTCTACGCCTTCATTGACCCGAGGGTCAGGACCAGCTACACGGAGGGTTGA
- a CDS encoding ABC transporter permease — protein MVRESRLYKFKLAMKNNKFRFGFGVLLFFVVFAIVGPLFTSFASDGLYYETIPGTNITVATYSTKTLPPMTREVLTTYTGRQVEVLHILGTDKLGKDLYALLVYGLRTSLWIALLAAVIGTVLGITIGFIAGYKGGLTDELLMMFVNIMLVIPSIVLLILVAAYLEARSPEVQAVIIGLTGWPWVARAVRSQTLSLKNREFVNLARIVGLSDLRIIFEEIMPNMISYIFMVGILQFSGAILASATLDFIGLGPTTAVSLGTILQKAIAHNALQFGWWWWFIPPGLIITLIITALFFINLGMEEVFNPRLRRE, from the coding sequence ATGGTCAGGGAAAGCAGACTCTACAAGTTCAAACTCGCAATGAAGAACAACAAGTTCCGCTTCGGCTTTGGAGTGCTCCTTTTCTTCGTTGTGTTCGCCATAGTCGGGCCTCTGTTCACCTCCTTCGCGAGCGATGGACTCTACTACGAGACCATACCAGGAACGAACATCACCGTGGCGACGTACTCCACCAAGACCCTCCCGCCCATGACGAGGGAGGTGCTCACAACCTACACCGGCAGGCAGGTGGAGGTTCTCCACATCCTGGGAACCGACAAGCTCGGGAAGGACCTCTACGCCCTTCTCGTCTACGGCCTGAGGACGAGCCTCTGGATAGCCCTGCTCGCAGCCGTGATAGGGACCGTTCTGGGAATCACGATAGGCTTCATCGCGGGCTACAAGGGCGGGCTGACCGACGAACTCCTCATGATGTTCGTCAACATAATGCTGGTCATCCCCTCGATAGTTCTCCTCATCCTCGTCGCGGCGTACCTTGAAGCTAGAAGCCCCGAGGTTCAGGCGGTCATCATAGGTCTGACCGGCTGGCCCTGGGTTGCCAGAGCCGTTCGCTCCCAGACGCTCTCGCTGAAGAACCGCGAGTTCGTTAACCTTGCCCGGATAGTGGGCCTGAGCGACCTCAGGATAATCTTCGAGGAGATAATGCCCAACATGATTTCCTACATCTTCATGGTCGGAATCCTGCAGTTCAGCGGCGCGATACTCGCCTCGGCGACCCTCGACTTCATAGGCCTCGGCCCGACAACCGCCGTATCGCTGGGAACTATACTCCAGAAGGCGATAGCCCACAACGCCCTCCAGTTCGGCTGGTGGTGGTGGTTCATACCGCCCGGACTGATAATCACCCTCATAATCACCGCGTTGTTCTTCATCAACCTGGGAATGGAAGAGGTGTTCAATCCTAGGCTGAGGAGGGAATGA
- a CDS encoding ABC transporter ATP-binding protein — translation MLTVENLRIYYATPVGHVKAVDGVSFDVREGEVFGIAGESGCGKSTLVHSLILRKRPMVHMGGRALFKGRDLMGLSEGEARRIRYTELSIIPQYAMNALNPTKKIRDIVWDLAREHGYSDREEVERLLRERLAMVKLSPSVAGMYPVELSGGMRQRATMVVSTLLNPDLLIADEITSALDVTTQRVVIELLHHFMEEGIVKSIIFVTHDLAILDKIADRIMVMYAGKVVEIGPTEEIINNPVHPYTRLLLNSLPRMGVQYRKQKLKGIPGYPISLLNPPKGCRFHTRCPRAIEKCPDEEPPLVRVGKDHYAACHLLGGEGQ, via the coding sequence ATGCTCACTGTTGAGAACCTCAGGATTTACTATGCGACTCCCGTCGGCCACGTAAAGGCCGTTGACGGCGTCAGCTTTGACGTTAGGGAGGGTGAGGTCTTCGGCATAGCCGGCGAGAGCGGATGCGGGAAATCAACCCTCGTGCATTCCCTCATCCTCCGCAAGCGGCCGATGGTCCACATGGGCGGGAGGGCGCTCTTCAAAGGCAGGGACCTGATGGGACTGAGCGAGGGGGAGGCGAGAAGGATACGCTACACCGAGCTTTCGATAATCCCCCAGTACGCGATGAACGCCCTGAACCCCACGAAGAAAATCCGGGATATAGTCTGGGATCTCGCGAGGGAGCACGGCTACAGCGACAGGGAGGAGGTGGAAAGGCTCCTCCGCGAGAGGCTGGCGATGGTGAAGCTCAGTCCCAGCGTGGCGGGCATGTACCCCGTTGAGCTGAGCGGCGGAATGAGACAGCGCGCGACTATGGTGGTCTCAACCCTGCTCAACCCCGACCTGCTCATAGCGGACGAGATAACCTCCGCCCTCGACGTAACGACTCAGCGCGTGGTCATTGAGCTGCTCCACCACTTCATGGAGGAGGGCATAGTCAAGTCGATAATCTTCGTCACCCACGACCTTGCGATACTCGACAAGATAGCCGACAGGATAATGGTGATGTACGCTGGCAAAGTTGTCGAAATCGGCCCCACGGAGGAGATAATCAACAACCCGGTTCATCCATACACCCGGCTCCTCCTCAACTCCCTCCCGAGGATGGGCGTGCAGTACAGGAAGCAGAAGCTCAAAGGGATTCCGGGCTATCCAATAAGCCTCCTGAACCCCCCTAAGGGCTGTCGCTTCCACACCCGCTGTCCCCGTGCCATCGAGAAATGCCCAGACGAGGAGCCGCCGCTCGTCCGCGTGGGAAAGGACCACTACGCCGCCTGCCACCTCCTCGGGGGTGAGGGCCAATGA